The proteins below are encoded in one region of Rhododendron vialii isolate Sample 1 chromosome 7a, ASM3025357v1:
- the LOC131332879 gene encoding protein FAR1-RELATED SEQUENCE 5-like has protein sequence MRKEYVCFKEGERKNSKATIRRRGLTREKCGAKLAVVRKGEVFVVSKFVEGHNHELTTPRKVHLLKSHRRVSAAQKALTQQLSVANVSTCQQMSIFELQAGGIENIGFLARDLYNDKRDRKNVVHGHDANILYEHFEMEQKNPDFRFTFERDDKDRMTHCFWADATSRKSYQYFGDVVVFDTTYYTNKYSLIFAPILGVNHHRQTTLLGCAFLSDEKTDLFVWLFNEWLKAMPGGPPKMIITDQDPATIRAIASALPNTFHQYCIWHIMSKFSEKLGALSYKEHYDELKNCI, from the coding sequence ATGAGGAAGGAGTACGTTTGTTTTAAAGAAGGGGAGAGAAAAAATTCTAAGGCTACTATACGCCGTCGGGGTTTAACTAGAGAGAAATGTGGTGCAAAACTTGCTGTCGTAAGAAAAGGTGAAGTGTTTGTTGTATCAAAATTTGTCGAGGGTCATAACCATGAGCTTACAACGCCAAGAAAGGTGCATTTGTTAAAATCTCATCGCCGAGTATCAGCCGCACAAAAAGCTTTAACGCAACAATTATCTGTTGCTAATGTGTCAACTTGCCAACAAATGAGTATTTTTGAGTTGCAAGCGGGGGGTATTGAAAATATTGGATTTTTAGCACGAGATCTTTACAATGATAAAAGAGATAGGAAGAATGTAGTACATGGTCATGATGCGAACATTTTGTATGAGCATTTCGAGATGGAACAAAAGAATCCGGACTTTAGGTTCACATTTGAGAGAGATGATAAGGATAGAATGACTCATTGTTTTTGGGCGGATGCGACATCTAGAAAGTCATATCAATATTTTGGGGACGTGGTAGTGTTTGATACTACGTACTACACAAACAAATATTCCTTGATATTTGCACCTATATTGGGGGTCAACCACCACAGGCAGACAACACTTCTTGGGTGTGCGTTCTTGAGTGATGAAAAAACTGATTTGTTTGTGTGGCTCTTCAATGAATGGTTAAAAGCGATGCCAGGTGGACCAcccaaaatgatcataactgatCAAGATCCGGCAACGATAAGAGCAATTGCTTCTGCTCTTCCAAATACGTTTCATCAATATTGTATTTGGCACATTATGAgcaaattttctgaaaaattgggTGCACTGTCATATAAGGAACATTATGATGAGTTGAAGAATTGTATATGA
- the LOC131332878 gene encoding protein FAR1-RELATED SEQUENCE 5-like, producing MYEICDRWVPAYTNHMFSAHMTSSQQAKISHSFFKRYVSKENSMMDFVTRFNRALAKVRHNELNLDHKDVNEKPLLKTSWAMEKKMREIYTWSIFERFQEEIFQINACKLFEFDGIPCRHLLAYLFRMQIRELPSEYILHRWTKTAKAGKVMDDLGSGVKEICNSSLLVRRQGLFQLVCTVIDDAILDEEKSEVVREALESSQMKIALMRSSRQDGSTNRIQVPPSLGSQHSLKEPLQVRAKGCGKRLKGRKEKAVNKMRKCNGYGSSQDVRLSDDEDDDKDDVDDEYSSKCTFGRPARCNTVAAVVSIAIE from the exons ATGTATGAAATTTGTGATAGATGGGTTCCCGCATATACGAATCACATGTTTTCTGcccacatgactagtagtcaacAGGCTAAAATTTCTCATTCGTTTTTCAAGAGGTATGTGTCCAAAGAAAATTCAATGATGGATTTTGTGACGCGATTCAATAGGGCACTTGCCAAAGTCCGACATaatgaattgaatttggacCATAAAGATGTAAATGAGAAGCCTCTCTTGAAAACCTCGTGggcaatggaaaagaaaatgcgTGAAATATATACATGGAGCATATTTGAGAGGTTTCAAGAGGAGATCTTTCAAATTAATGC TTGTAAGTTGTTTGAATTTGATGGAATTCCATGTCGGCACCTGTTGGCGTACCTTTTTAGAATGCAAATTAGGGAACTCCCTAGTGAATATATCTTGCATAGGTGGACGAAAACAGCAAAAGCGGGCAAGGTGATGGATGACTTAGGTAGTGGTGTGAAAGAAATATGTAACAGTTCACTTCTTGTGAGGCGACAAGGTCTCTTCCAACTTGTTTGTACAGTTATCGATGATGCTATATTAGATGAAGAAAAAAGTGAAGTTGTGCGAGAAGCTTTGGAATCTAGTCAAATGAAGATTGCATTGATGAGGAGTTCTCGCCAAGATGGTTCAACGAATCGTATCCAAGTGCCGCCTTCTCTCGGAAGCCAACATAGTTTGAAAGAACCACTTCAAGTCAGGGCAAAGGGTTGTGGTAAGCGtttgaaaggaagaaaagagaaggccGTCAACAAGATGAGGAAATGTAATGGTTATGG ATCTTCACAAGATGTTAGGTTGAGTGATGACGAGGATGATGACAAGGATGACGTTGACGAtgagt ATTCATCAAAATGTACATTTGGAAGGCCCGCGAGATGTAATACTGTGGCTGCAGTGGTTTCTATTGCCATAGAATAA